In Thermococcus stetteri, the following proteins share a genomic window:
- a CDS encoding DUF835 domain-containing protein, with amino-acid sequence MRARIGSVVKVALVLKRKTSDQGPLVDYRELDRLLTQGDHKKLLITRRPLANSSPDDVVSVWVSKANHPKAVSPTDLHILESIVWKELQKGTKSVILDALEYLMIENGHERALKFVGKLRDMAILNGAKFYVTVSEGIDEKTRVMLRRIVE; translated from the coding sequence GTGAGGGCAAGAATAGGGTCGGTGGTGAAGGTGGCCCTAGTATTGAAGAGAAAAACCTCCGACCAGGGTCCACTTGTGGATTACAGGGAACTCGACAGGTTACTTACTCAAGGCGACCATAAAAAGCTCCTTATAACAAGGAGACCACTTGCTAACAGCTCTCCCGATGATGTTGTTTCAGTCTGGGTAAGCAAGGCAAACCACCCCAAGGCCGTTAGCCCAACGGACCTGCACATACTGGAAAGCATCGTGTGGAAAGAACTTCAAAAAGGCACCAAGTCCGTAATCCTGGACGCTCTAGAATACCTCATGATTGAAAACGGCCATGAAAGGGCTCTTAAGTTCGTCGGGAAGCTGAGGGATATGGCAATTCTGAACGGGGCGAAGTTCTACGTCACGGTCAGCGAAGGAATCGACGAAAAAACCCGTGTCATGCTCCGCAGAATAGTTGAGTGA